From a region of the Candidatus Eisenbacteria bacterium genome:
- a CDS encoding enoyl-CoA hydratase-related protein — translation MSEPAVLYEKKDGIAFVTMNRPEVRNAINTEMLVRLADAWQDVNDDPAVHVAILRGAGDKAFCAGADLDRLVRMMQGLRPPETDFDQRVLADYSIIYKGLLRNYDVYKPIIAQVHGFAVAGGTEILSCTDIRIASDDALFGLAEVKWSLFPMGGSTVRLPRQIPYCHAMEILLTGEQIPARRALDMGLISKVVPRAELEAEALRYARIINEAGPLAVQAIKKSVLAGRDLLHTAALEKEMEIGVPVSMSEDCREGTKAFKEKRKPVFRGR, via the coding sequence ATGTCCGAACCGGCAGTACTGTACGAGAAGAAGGACGGCATCGCGTTCGTCACGATGAACCGTCCCGAGGTCCGCAACGCCATCAATACCGAGATGCTGGTGCGTCTCGCCGACGCCTGGCAGGACGTGAACGACGATCCCGCCGTCCACGTCGCGATCCTGCGCGGCGCGGGCGACAAGGCCTTCTGCGCCGGGGCCGACCTCGACCGTCTCGTCCGCATGATGCAGGGCCTGCGCCCGCCGGAGACGGACTTCGACCAGCGCGTCCTCGCCGACTACTCCATCATCTACAAGGGCCTGCTGCGGAACTACGACGTCTACAAGCCGATCATCGCGCAGGTGCACGGCTTCGCCGTCGCGGGCGGGACGGAGATCCTCTCCTGCACCGACATCCGCATCGCGTCCGACGACGCGCTCTTCGGCCTGGCCGAGGTGAAGTGGAGCCTCTTCCCGATGGGCGGCTCGACGGTCCGGCTGCCGCGCCAGATCCCGTACTGCCACGCGATGGAGATCCTCCTAACCGGCGAGCAGATCCCGGCGCGCCGGGCCCTCGACATGGGGCTCATCTCCAAGGTCGTCCCGCGCGCCGAACTCGAGGCCGAAGCGCTCCGCTACGCCCGCATCATCAACGAGGCGGGCCCGCTCGCGGTCCAGGCGATCAAGAAGTCCGTTCTCGCCGGACGCGACCTCCTCCACACCGCGGCGCTCGAGAAGGAGATGGAGATCGGCGTGCCGGTGTCCATGTCCGAGGACTGCCGCGAGGGGACGAAGGCGTTCAAGGAGAAGCGGAAGCCGGTGTTCCGGGGACGGTGA
- a CDS encoding thiolase domain-containing protein has translation MSRPVAVVGVGQTKHAARRSDHSIMGLVREAVDRALADAGLEHKDIDAVVIGKAPDMLEGVAQPEQMLVGALGAHMKPMIRVHTAGSVGASTAITAATHVQSGLFDRVLTVAFEKQSEGNAMWALSPSMPFTPPLVAGAGGFFAPYCRAYITKTGAPAHIGPMIAANARDNAGRNEYAHLTDPMTVEDVMNSPMLWEPIRYLETCPSSDGAIALVISNQELAKKGPRKPAWIKGAASYAEAMWVPGRDQVSPRAGKVCAKAVYDKAGIKDPWKEIQTAEIYVPFSWFEAMWLENLGFAAEGDGWKVVDRGDQKFGRHLPINPSGGVLCTNPIGASGMLRLGEAALQVMGRAGAHQVEGTKNALGHAYGGGAQYFAMWVVSTEL, from the coding sequence ATGAGCCGGCCGGTTGCCGTCGTCGGCGTCGGCCAGACGAAGCACGCGGCCCGCCGCTCCGACCACAGCATCATGGGGCTCGTGCGCGAGGCGGTCGATCGCGCGCTCGCCGACGCCGGGCTCGAGCACAAGGACATCGACGCGGTCGTCATCGGCAAGGCGCCCGACATGCTCGAGGGCGTGGCGCAGCCCGAGCAGATGCTCGTCGGCGCCCTCGGCGCGCACATGAAGCCGATGATCCGCGTGCACACCGCCGGATCGGTCGGCGCGTCGACCGCCATCACGGCCGCGACGCACGTGCAGTCCGGCCTCTTCGATCGCGTGCTCACGGTCGCCTTCGAGAAGCAGTCCGAGGGCAACGCCATGTGGGCGCTCTCGCCGTCCATGCCGTTCACGCCGCCGCTCGTCGCCGGCGCAGGCGGCTTCTTCGCGCCGTACTGCCGCGCCTACATCACCAAGACCGGCGCGCCGGCGCACATCGGCCCCATGATCGCCGCCAACGCGCGCGACAACGCGGGTCGCAACGAGTACGCGCACCTGACCGATCCCATGACCGTCGAGGACGTGATGAACTCCCCGATGCTCTGGGAGCCGATCCGCTACCTCGAGACCTGTCCCTCGTCCGACGGCGCGATCGCCCTCGTCATCTCGAACCAGGAGCTGGCGAAGAAGGGCCCGCGGAAGCCGGCGTGGATCAAGGGCGCAGCCTCGTACGCCGAGGCCATGTGGGTGCCGGGTCGCGATCAGGTCTCGCCGCGCGCCGGCAAGGTGTGTGCCAAAGCCGTCTACGACAAGGCCGGCATCAAGGATCCGTGGAAGGAGATCCAGACCGCGGAGATCTACGTGCCGTTCTCGTGGTTCGAAGCCATGTGGCTCGAGAACCTCGGCTTCGCCGCCGAGGGCGACGGCTGGAAGGTGGTCGATCGCGGCGACCAGAAGTTCGGCCGCCACCTCCCGATCAACCCGTCGGGCGGCGTGCTGTGCACGAACCCGATCGGCGCGTCGGGCATGCTGCGCCTCGGCGAGGCCGCGCTTCAGGTGATGGGCCGCGCCGGCGCGCACCAGGTGGAAGGAACGAAGAACGCGCTGGGACACGCCTACGGTGGCGGCGCCCAGTACTTCGCGATGTGGGTCGTGTCGACGGAGCTCTGA